A window of the Natronomonas salina genome harbors these coding sequences:
- a CDS encoding aldo/keto reductase, with protein MDTFDIGGDLTVGRLGFGAMRITGEDIIGEPDDVDEARRVLRRAAELVDLVDTADSYGPGVSERLIGETLAPYDDVVVATKGGLLRNRDGDWLPCGDPDYLRDAALKSLDRLGLHSFGLYQLHRPDPDVDFEDSITALAELKDDGIIHHLGVSNVSVDQLETARDHVEVATVQNRYNVGDRDEGDVLEACEEYGIGFIPYFPLAAGDLDDVEGIEDVAESHDATPQQIALAWLLERSEVMLPIPGTSSVEHLEQNVAAADIELTPAEFGKLA; from the coding sequence ATGGACACCTTCGACATCGGCGGAGACCTGACGGTCGGTCGACTCGGCTTCGGCGCCATGCGCATCACGGGCGAGGACATCATCGGCGAGCCCGACGACGTCGACGAGGCGCGGCGGGTCCTCCGGCGGGCGGCCGAGCTGGTCGACCTGGTCGACACCGCCGACTCCTACGGCCCGGGCGTCAGCGAGCGGCTCATCGGCGAGACGCTCGCGCCCTACGACGACGTCGTCGTCGCGACGAAGGGCGGGTTGCTGCGGAACCGCGACGGCGACTGGCTGCCCTGCGGCGACCCCGACTACCTCCGGGACGCCGCGCTCAAGAGCCTCGACCGGCTCGGCCTCCACTCCTTCGGGCTCTACCAGCTCCACCGCCCCGACCCGGACGTCGACTTCGAGGACTCCATCACGGCGCTGGCGGAGCTGAAGGACGACGGCATCATCCACCACCTCGGCGTCTCGAACGTCAGCGTCGACCAGCTGGAGACGGCCCGCGACCACGTCGAGGTGGCGACCGTCCAGAACCGCTACAACGTCGGCGACCGCGACGAGGGCGACGTCCTCGAGGCCTGCGAGGAGTACGGCATCGGCTTCATCCCGTACTTCCCGCTGGCCGCCGGCGACCTCGACGACGTCGAGGGGATCGAGGACGTCGCGGAGTCCCACGACGCGACGCCCCAGCAGATCGCGCTCGCGTGGCTGCTGGAGCGCTCCGAGGTGATGCTCCCCATCCCCGGCACCTCGAGCGTCGAGCACCTCGAACAGAACGTCGCCGCCGCCGACATCGAGCTGACGCCCGCGGAGTTCGGCAAGCTGGCCTGA
- a CDS encoding 5' nucleotidase, NT5C type: MTDRPLAPGSTLLVDLDGVVADQLPRLCTHLRETYDHDVEPHAIDEWSYEVPGADDHIGTIITDLMVERPEWYFGGMDPMPGVADALEALREEFRVEIATHRVPETHDVSKAWLDDHGVPYDEFHHDVPPNKGEVTGDALVDDYHGNVANALEAGMAGFLMRQPYSDPSVCDGAHVVDCWDDVVDLLL; this comes from the coding sequence ATGACCGACCGTCCGCTCGCGCCGGGGTCGACGCTGCTGGTCGACCTCGACGGCGTGGTCGCCGACCAGCTCCCGCGGCTCTGTACGCACCTCCGGGAGACCTACGACCACGACGTCGAACCGCACGCCATCGACGAGTGGTCCTACGAGGTGCCGGGCGCTGACGACCACATCGGCACAATAATCACGGACCTGATGGTCGAGCGGCCGGAGTGGTACTTCGGCGGGATGGACCCCATGCCGGGCGTCGCCGACGCCCTCGAGGCGCTCCGCGAGGAGTTCCGCGTCGAGATCGCCACCCACCGCGTCCCCGAGACCCACGACGTCTCGAAGGCCTGGCTCGACGACCACGGCGTCCCCTACGACGAGTTCCACCACGACGTGCCGCCGAACAAGGGCGAGGTGACGGGCGACGCGCTCGTCGACGACTACCACGGCAACGTCGCGAACGCGCTGGAGGCCGGCATGGCCGGGTTCCTGATGCGGCAGCCCTACAGCGACCCATCGGTCTGCGACGGCGCCCACGTCGTCGACTGCTGGGACGACGTCGTGGACCTGCTGCTCTGA
- a CDS encoding ROK family protein has product MARYLGFDVGATNTRAAVADGDGAVLGREDRPTPTEGDGAAIADAVRAAGVDACRDAGVDPADIERAAVATVAEIDRDRGGVVDPANFPEDVDFVPLAGALSDLADEVLLLNDAAAGALGEREGRRGANSSTADAAPDDLVYLSMSTGIGAGVISDGRLLEGHRGNAAEVGHLTLDPEGRMPCGCGGDGHWEAYCSGDNLPDYARFLAEAEGIDTDLALDEADAADVFAGVGDDPLADRLVERLADWNAQGVAAVVHAYDPEVVAVGGAVALENPERVVEPVRERLADRLHLGSVPEFRLTSVGADVVLRGAIHRAIEGPP; this is encoded by the coding sequence ATGGCGCGCTACCTCGGGTTCGACGTCGGGGCGACGAACACGCGGGCGGCGGTCGCCGACGGCGACGGCGCCGTCCTCGGTCGCGAGGATCGCCCCACGCCGACCGAGGGCGACGGGGCCGCGATCGCCGACGCAGTCCGGGCGGCAGGCGTCGACGCCTGCCGGGACGCCGGCGTCGACCCCGCCGACATCGAGCGGGCGGCCGTCGCGACCGTCGCCGAGATCGACCGCGACCGCGGCGGGGTCGTCGACCCCGCGAACTTCCCCGAGGACGTCGACTTCGTGCCGCTCGCCGGGGCGCTGTCCGACCTCGCCGACGAGGTACTGCTACTCAACGACGCCGCGGCGGGGGCGCTCGGGGAGCGCGAGGGTCGGCGCGGAGCGAACTCCTCGACCGCCGACGCCGCGCCGGACGACCTGGTCTACCTCTCGATGTCGACCGGTATCGGCGCCGGCGTGATCTCCGACGGCCGGCTCCTGGAAGGCCACCGCGGCAACGCTGCGGAGGTCGGCCACCTGACGCTCGACCCCGAGGGTCGGATGCCCTGCGGCTGCGGCGGCGACGGCCACTGGGAGGCGTACTGCTCCGGCGACAACCTCCCCGACTACGCTCGCTTCCTCGCCGAAGCGGAGGGGATCGACACCGACCTCGCGCTCGACGAGGCCGACGCCGCCGACGTCTTCGCCGGGGTCGGCGACGACCCGCTGGCCGACCGGCTCGTCGAGCGACTGGCGGACTGGAACGCCCAGGGCGTCGCGGCGGTCGTCCACGCCTACGACCCCGAGGTCGTCGCGGTCGGCGGCGCCGTCGCCCTGGAGAACCCCGAGCGCGTCGTCGAGCCGGTCCGGGAGCGGCTGGCCGACCGGCTCCACCTCGGGTCCGTGCCGGAGTTCCGACTCACGTCGGTCGGCGCCGACGTGGTGCTGCGCGGCGCCATCCACCGGGCCATCGAGGGGCCGCCCTGA
- a CDS encoding MBL fold metallo-hydrolase, with amino-acid sequence MELRFLGGAREVGRSAILVNGSLLLDFGVKTDSPPQYPVGSARGRGVDPEAVVASHGHLDHVGAIPALLSGDSRPPIHWTPPTDELAQVLARDTLKLHGGTPQCPFTGEEVSRVTEVSETHGYREPFEAAGHRVEFLDAGHVPGSAHVLVDDGETRLLYTGDFHTDAQRLVSPTADRPDADVVVCESTYADVEHEPRAAVEERFVDSVRTTLWEGGTVVVPAFAIGRTQELMLVCEAHDLDCYVDGMGQEVTDIVRRHPEFLRDPEAMRRAKSNARFVTGRDGQRKRIADQSTVIITTAGMLSGGPAMTYLPEIHANPVNKICFSGYQVEGTPGRQLLKTGSAEIGGRHLRVSAQVESYDFSAHADSTGLRSFLGAYEDTPILVDHGDSCEWFAGELEAAGHDARAPELGETVEV; translated from the coding sequence ATGGAGTTACGGTTCCTCGGCGGCGCGCGGGAGGTCGGTCGCAGCGCCATCCTCGTCAACGGGTCGCTGCTGCTGGACTTCGGCGTGAAGACCGACTCGCCGCCGCAGTATCCCGTCGGGTCGGCGCGGGGTCGCGGCGTCGACCCCGAGGCCGTCGTCGCCAGCCACGGCCACCTCGACCACGTCGGGGCCATCCCGGCGCTGCTCTCGGGGGACAGCCGGCCGCCGATCCACTGGACGCCGCCGACGGACGAACTGGCGCAGGTGCTGGCCCGCGACACCCTGAAGCTGCACGGCGGGACGCCGCAGTGTCCCTTCACCGGCGAGGAGGTCAGCCGCGTCACCGAGGTCTCCGAGACCCACGGCTACCGGGAGCCGTTCGAGGCGGCGGGCCACCGCGTGGAGTTCCTCGACGCGGGCCACGTCCCCGGCAGCGCCCACGTCCTCGTCGACGACGGCGAGACGCGGCTGCTGTACACCGGCGACTTCCACACCGACGCCCAGCGGCTGGTCTCGCCGACCGCCGACCGGCCCGACGCCGACGTCGTCGTCTGCGAGTCCACCTACGCCGACGTCGAGCACGAGCCGCGCGCCGCGGTCGAAGAGCGGTTCGTCGACAGCGTCCGCACGACGCTGTGGGAGGGCGGCACCGTCGTCGTGCCGGCCTTCGCCATCGGCCGGACCCAGGAGCTGATGCTCGTCTGCGAGGCCCACGACCTCGACTGTTACGTCGACGGGATGGGCCAGGAGGTCACCGACATCGTCCGCCGGCACCCCGAGTTCCTCCGCGACCCGGAGGCCATGCGCCGGGCGAAGTCGAACGCCCGGTTCGTGACGGGGCGGGACGGCCAGCGGAAGCGCATCGCCGACCAGTCGACGGTGATCATCACCACCGCCGGGATGCTCTCGGGCGGACCGGCGATGACGTACCTCCCGGAGATCCACGCCAACCCCGTTAACAAGATCTGCTTCTCCGGCTACCAGGTCGAGGGCACGCCAGGCCGGCAGCTGCTGAAGACCGGCAGCGCGGAGATCGGCGGCCGGCACCTGCGGGTGAGCGCGCAGGTGGAGAGCTATGACTTCTCGGCGCACGCCGACAGCACCGGCCTCCGGTCGTTCCTCGGGGCGTACGAGGACACGCCGATACTCGTCGACCACGGCGACTCCTGCGAGTGGTTCGCCGGGGAGCTGGAGGCGGCGGGCCACGACGCGCGGGCGCCCGAACTGGGCGAGACCGTCGAGGTCTGA
- the msrB gene encoding peptide-methionine (R)-S-oxide reductase MsrB, with product MTDQVSESELPESDEEWRERLDDEEYKILREAGTEPRGSSELLKVDDDGVFRCAGCGQELFRSDEKFGSGSGWPSFYDPADTDAVETRPDHSHGMERTEVVCSNCGGHLGHVFDDGPEPTGKRYCINGAALDFDDEE from the coding sequence ATGACCGACCAGGTATCCGAATCCGAACTCCCGGAGAGCGACGAGGAGTGGCGGGAACGGCTCGACGACGAGGAGTACAAGATCCTGCGGGAGGCCGGCACGGAGCCACGCGGCTCCTCGGAACTGCTGAAGGTCGACGACGACGGCGTCTTCCGGTGTGCGGGCTGCGGCCAGGAGCTGTTCCGCAGCGACGAGAAGTTCGGCTCCGGCTCCGGGTGGCCGAGCTTCTACGACCCGGCCGACACCGACGCCGTAGAGACGCGCCCCGACCACAGCCACGGGATGGAGCGCACCGAGGTCGTCTGCAGCAACTGCGGCGGTCACCTCGGCCACGTCTTCGACGACGGCCCGGAGCCGACCGGGAAGCGCTACTGCATCAACGGCGCCGCGCTCGACTTCGACGACGAGGAGTGA
- a CDS encoding DUF5786 family protein — translation MGFGSYDESEQQDQDVDTDDDAAVNVHENDHKGSVEFEFDENRESLVDRLQEMKGGDESAE, via the coding sequence ATGGGCTTCGGCAGCTACGATGAATCCGAGCAGCAAGACCAGGACGTGGATACCGACGACGACGCGGCGGTTAACGTCCACGAGAACGACCACAAGGGCAGCGTGGAGTTCGAGTTCGACGAGAACCGCGAGTCGCTCGTCGACCGTCTGCAGGAGATGAAGGGCGGCGACGAATCCGCGGAGTAA
- a CDS encoding PaaI family thioesterase codes for MTDVEPHDIPDEAVAMLQEYLETEHDFLSWLGFTVDEFETGRMVGTIPFDGKLTNPTEPPTVQGGVASTLIDVVGGIALRPYLDDPIDDDVATINLNVNYLRPATSDLTATAEVIRAGSSVGVSYVEVESETPDGEEKPVAVGQGAYRLFNG; via the coding sequence ATGACCGACGTCGAGCCGCACGACATCCCCGACGAGGCCGTCGCGATGCTGCAGGAGTACCTCGAGACCGAACACGACTTCCTCTCGTGGCTCGGCTTCACCGTCGACGAGTTCGAGACCGGCCGGATGGTCGGCACCATCCCCTTCGACGGCAAGCTCACGAACCCGACGGAGCCGCCGACGGTCCAGGGCGGCGTCGCCTCGACGCTCATCGACGTCGTCGGCGGGATCGCGCTGCGGCCGTACCTCGACGACCCCATCGACGACGACGTCGCGACGATCAACCTCAACGTCAACTACCTGCGGCCGGCGACGTCGGACCTGACCGCGACCGCGGAGGTCATCCGCGCGGGCAGCAGCGTCGGCGTCTCCTACGTCGAGGTCGAAAGCGAGACCCCCGACGGCGAGGAGAAACCGGTCGCCGTCGGCCAGGGCGCCTACCGGCTGTTCAACGGCTAG
- a CDS encoding MFS transporter: MSVLRDPTKRRWLAFAALATVFLLVNLHRLSTAVLSERLAAEFRTSAAQLGTLHASFFYIYAAIQVPTGVMADRYGPRYVGSGGAAVLSVGAAGFALAGSYPMALLARALIGTGSGVVFVSILRFCANWYREDEFATMTGFTGAMAGLGAILATTPLALTVEAVGWRPTLLGLAVVGLVAGAAVFLLARRSPADAGLEPIENVPEQPTVTLRETGAYLRELLGDLDQWLVSITFFATMGTLLTLIGLWGVPYLVVVYGMDVTAASYYTMLGSVGILVGTPAVGRFSDAIGRRVLPMVVSLGCFALALAVVPIFGRPPLAAVAASYFLCGFLFGGAMLGFTIVKERYPPGASGVATAVVNTAGFVGGALFPTVMGAALDAYSTSETVAGTTAYTEFGYRVAFGIITAVVAFGFLCSLWLALRKRRRTP, encoded by the coding sequence GTGAGCGTCCTGAGGGACCCCACGAAGCGTCGGTGGCTCGCCTTCGCCGCGCTGGCGACGGTGTTCCTGCTCGTCAACCTCCACCGCCTCTCGACGGCGGTCCTCTCGGAGCGGCTGGCCGCCGAGTTCCGGACCTCGGCCGCCCAGCTCGGCACGCTCCACGCCTCGTTCTTCTACATCTACGCCGCCATCCAGGTCCCGACGGGCGTGATGGCCGACCGGTACGGCCCCCGGTACGTCGGCAGCGGCGGGGCCGCGGTGCTGAGCGTCGGGGCCGCCGGGTTCGCCCTCGCCGGGAGCTATCCGATGGCGCTGCTGGCCCGGGCGCTCATCGGGACCGGGAGTGGCGTCGTCTTCGTCTCCATCCTGCGGTTCTGCGCGAACTGGTACCGCGAGGACGAGTTCGCGACGATGACGGGGTTCACCGGCGCAATGGCGGGGCTCGGCGCGATCCTGGCGACGACGCCGCTGGCGCTGACCGTCGAGGCCGTCGGCTGGCGGCCGACCCTCCTCGGCCTCGCGGTCGTCGGCCTGGTCGCCGGCGCGGCGGTCTTCCTCCTCGCGCGGCGGTCCCCCGCGGACGCCGGCCTCGAGCCCATCGAGAACGTCCCCGAGCAGCCGACCGTCACGCTCCGGGAGACGGGCGCGTACCTCCGGGAGCTGCTCGGCGACCTCGACCAGTGGCTCGTCTCGATCACCTTCTTCGCGACGATGGGGACGCTGCTGACGCTCATCGGACTGTGGGGCGTCCCGTACCTCGTGGTCGTCTACGGCATGGACGTGACCGCCGCCTCGTACTACACGATGCTGGGCAGCGTCGGCATCCTCGTCGGGACGCCCGCGGTCGGTCGCTTCTCCGACGCGATCGGGCGGCGCGTCCTGCCGATGGTCGTCTCGCTGGGGTGCTTCGCGCTCGCGCTGGCCGTCGTGCCGATCTTCGGCCGGCCGCCGCTGGCGGCGGTCGCGGCGTCGTACTTCCTCTGCGGCTTCCTCTTCGGGGGCGCGATGCTCGGGTTCACGATCGTGAAGGAGCGCTACCCGCCCGGCGCCAGCGGCGTCGCGACGGCCGTGGTCAACACCGCGGGCTTCGTCGGCGGTGCGCTGTTCCCGACGGTGATGGGCGCGGCGCTGGACGCCTACAGCACCAGCGAGACCGTCGCCGGCACGACCGCCTACACGGAGTTCGGCTACCGGGTCGCCTTCGGCATCATCACCGCCGTCGTCGCCTTCGGGTTCCTCTGCTCGCTGTGGCTGGCCCTCCGGAAGCGCCGGCGGACGCCCTAG
- a CDS encoding amphi-Trp domain-containing protein, giving the protein MSRDEVAAFLREFVEELEEGSTNVTTTAEPDDRRTDAAGSQRTDATGGGRRREDAGRTDPDDRTIEEREGTVPSDASRITFVVGGESATVTVPETLEFDVEVESRSPLLKSGVNQEVEFHLSWEIEDQPGDDSIDLK; this is encoded by the coding sequence ATGTCCCGCGACGAAGTGGCCGCGTTCCTCCGGGAGTTCGTCGAGGAGCTGGAGGAGGGGTCGACGAACGTCACCACGACCGCCGAGCCCGACGACCGGCGCACCGACGCCGCCGGGAGCCAGCGCACCGACGCGACGGGCGGCGGGCGGCGGCGCGAGGACGCCGGCCGCACCGACCCCGACGACCGCACCATCGAGGAGCGCGAGGGGACCGTCCCGAGCGACGCCAGCCGGATCACGTTCGTGGTGGGCGGCGAGTCGGCCACCGTCACCGTCCCCGAGACCCTGGAGTTCGACGTCGAGGTCGAGTCGCGCTCGCCGCTGCTGAAGTCCGGCGTCAACCAGGAGGTCGAGTTCCACCTCTCCTGGGAGATCGAGGACCAGCCCGGCGACGACTCGATCGACCTGAAGTAG
- a CDS encoding cysteine hydrolase family protein, producing the protein MDLEADSTAVVVVDMQNGFCHPDGSLYAPGSEAAVEPCVEVVDAAREAGAAVVFTRDVHPPEQFDGNHYYDEFDRWGEHVVEGSWEAELVEELEPRSDEETEHVVVKHTYDAFHRTELEGWLDAHGIDDLVICGTLANVCVLHTAGSAGLRDYRPILLEDAVGAIEDDHREYALEHANWLFGEVYPREDIAFA; encoded by the coding sequence ATGGACCTCGAGGCAGACAGCACCGCGGTCGTGGTCGTGGACATGCAGAACGGCTTCTGCCACCCCGACGGGTCGCTGTACGCGCCGGGCAGCGAGGCGGCCGTCGAGCCCTGCGTCGAGGTGGTCGACGCCGCCCGCGAGGCCGGCGCCGCGGTCGTCTTCACCCGGGACGTCCACCCGCCGGAACAGTTCGACGGCAACCACTACTACGACGAGTTCGACCGCTGGGGCGAGCACGTCGTGGAGGGCTCCTGGGAGGCCGAACTCGTCGAGGAGCTGGAGCCCCGGTCGGACGAGGAGACGGAGCACGTCGTCGTCAAGCACACCTACGACGCCTTCCACCGGACGGAGCTAGAGGGGTGGCTCGACGCCCACGGTATCGACGACCTCGTCATCTGCGGGACGCTCGCGAACGTCTGCGTCCTCCACACCGCCGGCAGCGCGGGGCTCCGGGACTACCGCCCGATCCTGCTCGAGGACGCCGTGGGGGCCATCGAGGACGACCACCGCGAGTACGCCCTCGAGCACGCAAACTGGCTGTTCGGCGAGGTGTACCCGCGCGAGGACATCGCGTTCGCCTGA
- a CDS encoding Hvo_1808 family surface protein, with amino-acid sequence MRRRPMAAIALAALLLLAGCNVGFAPGGSDAEPTEGPNAGELGQYNGYQYDQTLAVDAADGLNETEQEAVFSRAMARVQLLRGLEFEEDVEIELVTRETFREQYGNATTAEPTADARAIDNAQHEALFLVPGDRDVVEVRRGNRGDLVLGFYQPSTGNITLVSENDPATIPNERTLAHELVHALQDQRFDLAAANGGTLDQVNARSGLIEGSAGVVEREYERNCETGEWQCAGVGADGDRAAPQPGFHFGVYFVDFFPYAEGPTFVEHHRDRGGWDAIDTMYDDLPNASAEVIHPATYDTGAYGPATLSDRSGAGWERVESDRGSYATVGQAGLAAMFAYTAYADGGSGSGVVDIDDFENTSEDGRLDDRRPFTYDISYAEGWYGDRLHAYRDGGEISFVWNVTFQDEANATEFVDGYEQVLEYWGGEAGETRNGGTVWTLSGDEFDGAVWIKRDGNSVTVVKAPGPDELGDVHWPARG; translated from the coding sequence ATGAGACGGCGCCCGATGGCGGCGATCGCGCTCGCCGCCCTGCTGTTGCTCGCCGGCTGCAACGTCGGGTTCGCGCCCGGCGGGTCCGACGCCGAGCCGACCGAAGGACCGAACGCCGGGGAGCTGGGCCAGTACAACGGCTACCAGTACGACCAGACGCTGGCCGTCGACGCCGCCGACGGCCTGAACGAGACCGAACAGGAGGCGGTGTTCTCCCGGGCGATGGCGCGCGTCCAGCTGCTGCGCGGCCTCGAGTTCGAGGAGGACGTCGAGATCGAACTGGTCACCCGCGAGACGTTCCGCGAGCAGTACGGCAACGCGACCACGGCCGAACCCACCGCGGACGCCCGGGCGATCGACAACGCCCAGCACGAGGCGCTGTTCCTCGTCCCCGGCGACCGCGACGTCGTCGAGGTGCGACGGGGCAACCGCGGCGACCTCGTCCTCGGCTTCTACCAGCCGAGCACCGGGAACATCACCCTCGTCAGCGAGAACGACCCGGCGACGATCCCGAACGAGCGCACGCTCGCCCACGAACTGGTCCACGCGCTGCAGGACCAGCGGTTCGACCTCGCCGCCGCGAACGGCGGGACGCTCGACCAGGTCAACGCCCGCAGCGGCCTCATCGAGGGCAGCGCCGGCGTCGTCGAGCGGGAGTACGAGCGGAACTGCGAGACCGGCGAGTGGCAGTGCGCCGGCGTCGGCGCCGACGGCGACCGGGCGGCCCCGCAGCCGGGGTTCCACTTCGGCGTCTACTTCGTGGACTTCTTCCCGTACGCCGAGGGGCCGACGTTCGTCGAGCACCACCGCGACCGCGGCGGCTGGGACGCGATCGACACGATGTACGACGACCTGCCGAACGCGAGCGCGGAGGTCATCCACCCGGCGACGTACGACACGGGCGCCTACGGGCCGGCGACCCTCTCCGACCGCAGCGGCGCCGGCTGGGAGCGCGTCGAGTCCGACCGCGGCAGCTACGCGACGGTCGGGCAGGCCGGGCTGGCCGCGATGTTCGCCTACACGGCCTACGCCGACGGCGGCAGCGGCTCCGGCGTCGTCGACATCGACGACTTCGAGAACACCAGCGAGGACGGTCGCCTCGACGACCGCCGGCCGTTCACCTACGACATATCCTACGCCGAGGGGTGGTACGGCGACCGCCTGCACGCCTACCGCGACGGCGGCGAGATCTCCTTCGTCTGGAACGTGACGTTCCAGGACGAGGCGAACGCCACGGAGTTCGTCGACGGCTACGAGCAGGTCCTCGAGTACTGGGGCGGCGAGGCGGGCGAGACCCGCAACGGCGGCACCGTCTGGACGCTCTCCGGCGACGAGTTCGACGGCGCCGTCTGGATCAAGCGCGACGGCAACAGCGTCACCGTCGTGAAGGCCCCCGGGCCGGACGAACTCGGGGACGTCCACTGGCCGGCCCGCGGATAG
- a CDS encoding nicotinate phosphoribosyltransferase, with protein MFDIVPESAIAEGRATDAYFLRTEEALEHAGRNPDVVAEVTADQFPTGEFELLAGLKDAANLLAGYDVDVDAIPEGRLFDGGPVMRIEGPYLEFCRLETALLGFLSHPTGMATAALEARRAAPETSMLSFGARHVHPSIGAIVDRSALLAGLDGFSHVAAGDVLDREPSGTMPHALMLCFGRGEQEAAWLAFDEAVDESVPRVALCDTFDDETDESLRAAELGFDSVRLDTTSSRRGDFRHIIMETRWQLESKGHGDVDVFVSGGLGPEQIRELRDVADGFGVGSHVSNADPVDFALDIVEVDGEPISKKGKLPGVKEVYRTPDGGHHVALADEDGPEDGEALLEPLVRDGEIVAEFDLDASAERAVADADRVGFREDD; from the coding sequence ATGTTCGACATCGTCCCGGAGTCCGCCATCGCCGAGGGGCGGGCGACGGACGCGTACTTCCTGCGGACCGAGGAGGCCCTGGAGCACGCCGGGCGGAACCCGGACGTGGTCGCGGAGGTGACCGCCGACCAGTTCCCCACCGGCGAGTTCGAACTGCTCGCCGGCCTCAAGGACGCCGCGAACCTGCTGGCCGGCTACGACGTCGACGTCGACGCGATCCCCGAGGGCCGGCTGTTCGACGGCGGGCCCGTCATGCGCATCGAGGGGCCCTACCTGGAGTTCTGCCGGCTCGAGACCGCGCTGCTGGGCTTCCTGTCGCACCCGACGGGGATGGCGACCGCCGCGCTGGAGGCCCGGCGGGCCGCCCCCGAGACGTCGATGCTGAGCTTCGGCGCCCGGCACGTCCACCCCTCCATCGGCGCCATCGTCGACCGGAGCGCGCTGCTGGCGGGCCTGGACGGCTTCTCCCACGTCGCCGCCGGCGACGTCCTCGACCGCGAGCCCTCGGGGACGATGCCGCACGCGCTGATGCTCTGCTTCGGCCGCGGCGAGCAGGAGGCCGCCTGGCTGGCCTTCGACGAGGCCGTCGACGAGTCGGTCCCGCGGGTCGCGCTCTGCGACACCTTCGACGACGAGACCGACGAGTCCCTCCGGGCCGCCGAACTGGGCTTCGACAGCGTCCGCCTCGACACGACGAGCTCCCGCCGCGGCGACTTCCGGCACATCATCATGGAGACGCGCTGGCAGCTCGAGTCGAAGGGCCACGGCGACGTCGACGTCTTCGTCAGCGGTGGCCTCGGCCCCGAACAGATCCGCGAGCTGCGCGACGTGGCGGACGGCTTCGGCGTCGGCAGCCACGTCTCCAACGCCGACCCGGTGGACTTCGCGCTGGACATCGTCGAGGTCGACGGCGAACCGATCTCCAAGAAGGGCAAGCTCCCGGGCGTCAAGGAGGTCTACCGGACGCCCGACGGCGGCCACCACGTCGCGCTGGCCGACGAGGACGGCCCCGAGGACGGCGAGGCGCTCCTGGAGCCGCTCGTCCGCGACGGCGAGATCGTCGCGGAGTTCGATCTCGACGCTTCGGCCGAACGCGCCGTCGCCGACGCCGACCGCGTCGGGTTCCGCGAGGACGACTAG
- a CDS encoding arsenic resistance protein has protein sequence MDLERHQTKLIAVAVAVGLVAGQSPPVAAAGEALVLPFLVGMLVALFGGLRVAGVRRGLRNRRMVATSLGVNFLWSPLLAVGLGAVFLAGEPDLRLGLLMLFVTPCTDWYLFFTRVADGDVELAATLLPYNLLFQLVLLPVYILLFAGTVAGVDLQVFAEGLGLVLGVPLAVVAVGWLAVERSGRARRAYRRVEPSLSDVQVLALTAAVAAMVASQADLVVARPGVLALVAVPVVAFYAVNLALALLLGRLLGFDHGETVCLACTTLSRNSPTALAIAVATFPHRPLVALALVVGPLVEVPLLSVVARLLLAARDRGLTGPAAT, from the coding sequence GTGGACCTCGAACGGCACCAGACGAAGCTCATCGCGGTGGCCGTCGCGGTCGGCCTCGTCGCCGGGCAGTCGCCGCCGGTCGCGGCCGCCGGAGAGGCGCTGGTCCTGCCGTTCCTCGTCGGCATGCTGGTCGCGCTGTTCGGCGGGCTCAGGGTCGCCGGCGTCCGCCGCGGCCTCCGTAACCGCCGGATGGTCGCGACGAGCCTCGGCGTCAACTTCCTGTGGAGCCCGCTGCTGGCGGTCGGCCTCGGCGCCGTCTTCCTCGCGGGGGAACCGGACCTCCGGCTCGGCCTCCTGATGCTGTTCGTCACGCCCTGCACCGACTGGTACCTCTTCTTCACCCGGGTCGCCGACGGCGACGTCGAGCTGGCGGCGACGCTGCTGCCCTACAACCTCCTCTTCCAGCTCGTCCTGCTGCCCGTCTACATCCTGCTGTTCGCCGGCACCGTCGCCGGCGTCGACCTCCAGGTGTTCGCAGAGGGGCTCGGACTCGTCCTGGGCGTGCCGCTGGCGGTCGTCGCCGTCGGCTGGCTCGCCGTCGAGCGGAGCGGTCGCGCCCGGCGGGCATACCGCCGCGTCGAACCGTCGCTGTCCGACGTGCAGGTGCTGGCGCTGACCGCCGCCGTGGCGGCGATGGTCGCCTCCCAGGCCGACCTCGTGGTCGCCCGCCCGGGCGTGCTGGCGCTCGTCGCCGTCCCGGTGGTCGCCTTCTACGCCGTCAACCTCGCGCTCGCGCTGCTGCTGGGCCGGCTCCTCGGGTTCGACCACGGCGAGACGGTCTGTCTGGCCTGCACGACGCTCTCGCGGAACTCGCCGACGGCGCTGGCCATCGCCGTCGCGACGTTCCCTCACCGGCCGCTGGTGGCGCTGGCGCTCGTCGTCGGGCCGCTCGTGGAGGTGCCGCTGCTGAGCGTCGTCGCCAGGCTGCTGCTGGCGGCGCGGGACCGAGGGCTCACCGGACCGGCCGCGACCTAG